One genomic window of Mus pahari chromosome 23, PAHARI_EIJ_v1.1, whole genome shotgun sequence includes the following:
- the Zscan25 gene encoding zinc finger and SCAN domain-containing protein 25, with protein sequence MLKERLEMAGDPQQQMGAPVVKLEKELPWGRGGEDSSPEAFRLRFRQFRYQEAAGPQEALRELQELCRRWLRPELHTKEQILELLVLEQFLTILPREFYTWIREHSPDSGKALVAMVEELMGSTEAKAVPCHAQGEQLVTALGGGSWQSGIHLGPVEVKPEWGLPQGEGVQSLGPSTTEQLSQGPGDGTQAFQEQALPILHVGPALPSVSARDQEMTAGFLAASSQGLGPFKDMTLGFPEEEWRHVAPAQIDCFGEYVDSQDCGVLPGAGSKEKEAKPQQEDLKRAFVGLISDGFGEAAIQVPGPGGTCEQEPGSSGTSLPGLPVPQHGVPLPDALNTHNSFWKPFQCPECGKGFSRSSNLVRHQRTHEEEKSFGCVECGKGFTLREYLTKHQRTHLGKRPYVCGECWKTFSQRHHLEVHQRSHTGEKPYKCSDCWKGFSRRQHLLVHRRTHTGEKPYTCECGKSFSRNANLAVHRRAHTGEKPYGCQVCGKRFSKGERLVRHQRIHTGEKPYHCPACGRSFNQRSILNRHQKTQHRQEPPMQ encoded by the exons ATGCTGAAAGAGCGTCTGGAGATGGCAGGAGATCCTCAGCAGCAGATGGGTGCTCCAGTGGTCAAACTAGAGAAGGAGCTGccgtggggcaggggaggggaggattcGAGTCCCGAGGCATTTCGGTTGAGGTTTCGGCAGTTTCGCTACCAAGAGGCTGCTGGTCCCCAGGAAGCCCTCAGGGAGCTCCAAGAGCTCTGTCGGCGGTGGCTGAGGCCTGAGCTGCACACCAAAGAGCAGATCCTGGAGCTGCTGGTGCTGGAGCAGTTCCTCACCATCCTGCCCCGAGAGTTCTACACCTGGATCCGGGAACACAGCCCAGACAGCGGCAAGGCTCTGGTTGCCATGGTGGAGGAGCTGATGGGGAGCACGGAGGCCAAGGCG GTTCCATGCCATGCCCAGGGAGAGCAGCTGGTCACAGCCCTTGGCGGAGGATCGTGGCAATCAGGCATCCACCTGGGGCCGGTAGAAGTCAAACCTGAGTGGGGGCTACCCCAGGGGGAAGGAGTTCAGAGCCTTGGCCCAAGCACCACAGAACAGCTGAGCCAGGGCCCTGGAGATGGGACACAGGCCTTCCAGGAGCAAG CATTGCCCATTCTTCACGTGGGTCCAGCGCTTCCCTCTGTGAGTGCCAGAGACCAAGAGATGACTGCTGGGTTCCTTGCAGCCTCGTCCCAG GGTCTGGGGCCATTTAAAGACATGACTTTGGGTTTTCCTGAGGAGGAATGGAGGCATGTAGCCCCAGCTCAGATCGACTGCTTTGGAGAATACGTGGACTCACAGGACTGTGGGGTCCTTCCAG GTGCTGGGAGCAAGGAGAAGGAGGCTAAGCCCCAGCAGGAAGACCTGAAGAGAGCATTTGTTGGGTTGATCTCCGATGGCTTTGGAGAAGCTGCCATCCAGGTTCCTGGACCAGGGGGCACATGTGAGCAggagcctgggagctctgggaccAGTCTGCCTGGGCTTCCTGTTCCTCAGCACGGGGTCCCCCTGCCTGATGCCCTCAACACCCACAATTCTTTCTGGAAGCCTTTCCAGTGCCCTGAGTGTGGAAAAGGCTTTAGTCGGAGCTCCAACCTTGTTAGGCACCAGCGAACCCACGAAGAAGAGAAATCCTTTGGCTGCGTGGAGTGTGGGAAAGGTTTCACCCTAAGGGAGTACCTCACCAAGCATCAGAGGACCCACCTGGGCAAGAGGCCCTATGTGTGCGGTGAGTGCTGGAAGACCTTTAGCCAGAGGCATCACCTGGAAGTGCACCAGCGCAGCCACACTGGGGAGAAGCCCTACAAGTGCTCAGACTGCTGGAAGGGCTTCAGCCGGAGGCAGCATCTGCTGGTGCATCGCAGGACGCACACCGGGGAGAAGCCCTACACCTGTGAGTGTGGCAAGAGCTTCAGCCGGAACGCCAACCTGGCAGTGCACCGGCGTGCTCATACTGGGGAGAAGCCCTATGGCTGCCAGGTGTGTGGCAAGCGCTTCAGCAAGGGGGAGCGACTGGTGCGACACCAGAGGATCCACACTGGCGAGAAGCCCTATCACTGCCCAGCCTGCGGCCGCAGTTTCAACCAGAGGTCCATCCTCAACCGTCATCAGAAGACCCAGCATCGCCAGGAGCCTCCAATGCAGTGA